In the Longimicrobium sp. genome, CGCATCCGGCGTGCGCGCCGCCTGGCGTGCGACCAGGGCGTGGACGGTGGTGTCGCGCTCGTAGTCCGTGCGCGTGCGGTTGCACGCCTCGACGACGAACGCCCGCTCCACCGCGTCCGCCATCTCCAGCCGCGAGCGCGGCGTGTCTGGCGCCGCGGCGGCGTTCTCCAGCAGCCCCAGGTAGTGGCGGACGATGCGGCGGACGGTGGTCGCGTCGAAGAGGTCGGTGGCCCAGCTCACCTCCAGCCGCAGCCCGCCGTCCGCCTCCTCGTAGGTGTCGAAGGTCAGGTCGAACTGCGCCGTCTCGATCCGCGCGTCCAGCGCCTCCACCGCGCACCCGGGGAAGTCCGGAAGCTCCATCCGCGCGTTCTGCAGCGTCATCACCGCCTGGAACACGGGGTTGCGCCCGGGGTCGCGCGGCAGCCGCAGCTCCTCCACCAGCCGGTCGAACGGCAGCTCCTGGTGGCCGAACGCCGCCAGCGCCGCGTCGCGCTCCGCCGCCACCAGCGCGCGGAACGCCGGGTCTCCGGGGACGGCGGTCAGCAGGGGGAGGAGGTTGACGAAGAAGCCGACCAGCGGCTCCACCTCGGTGCGCCCGCGGTTGGCGAACGGGGTGCCGATCACCACCTCGTCCTGCCCCGCGTGGCGGGACAGCACCAGCCGCAGCGCCGCCAGCAGCACGTGGAAGAGCGTGCCGCCCTCCGCCCGCCCCACCTCGCGCAGCTGCTCCGCCAGCGCGGCGGGGACGGCCCAGCGCGCCCGCTCGCCGCGGTGGCTTTCCACGGCGGGGCGGGGGCGGTCGGTGGGGAGCTCCAGCGCGGGCGGCGCGCCCTCCAGCGCGCGGCGCCAGAAGGCCAGGTGCCGCTCCAGCCGCTCGCCGCGCAGCCACTCGTCCTGCCAGAGCGCGTAGTCCGCGTACTGCAGGGCGAGGGGGACCAGGGGATCGGGCCGCCCCTCCGCGAACGCGGCGTACAGCTCGCCCAGCTCGCGCTGCATCACCCCCGTGCTCCACCCGTCGGTGGCCACGTGGTGCATGGCGAGGAGGAGCACGTGCTCGTCCTCCGCCAGCCGCAGCAGCCGCGCGCGGAAGACAGGCCCGCTCTCCAGGTCGAACCCCGTGTTCGCGTCCGCGTCCACCCGGCGCCGCGCCTCGGCCTCGCGCGCGTCTTCGCCGAGGGCGGAGAGGTCTTCGACGGGAAGGGGGATGGAGATGGGGGGATGGACGACCTGTACCGGCCCACCCTCGCGCTCGGCGAAGGTGGTGCGCAGCGTCTCGTGCCGCGCCCGCAGCGCGCCGAGCGCCCGCTCCAGCGCGGCCACGTCCAGCGGCCCGCGGATGCGCAGCGCCCGCGCGACGGCGTAGGCCGCGCCGCCGGGGTGCATCCGCTCGATCACCCACAGCTGGCGCTGCGCGTGCGAGAGCGGCGCGGCGGCGCCGGGGCGGGGCCGCGCGCGCAGGGCGGGGACGTCGGCACGGGGCGCGGCGCCGCGCAGCCGCTCCAGCAGCTTGCGCCGCTCGGGCGAGAGCCCTTCGAGCCGCGTCTGCAGCTCCGTCATTCGCGCGACCTCGTCACGGCTCCGGGAACCCCGCCGCCGGCTCGGACAGCAGCGCCGCCACCTCCTCGTCGGAGAGCCCGTCCACGTGCTCCAGCAGGCGCAGGAGCTCGGCGTCGTGCTCCGCCTGCAGCGCCGCGTCGACGGCGGCGGCCAGGGAGGCCAGCGTGGGCGCGTCGAACACCTGCCGCAGCGACAGCTCCACGCCCAGCCGGTCGCGCACCCGCGCCGCCACCTGCGCGGCCAGCAGCGAGTGCCCGCCCAGGTCGTAGAAGTCGTCGTCGGCGTACACGTGCTCCACCCGCAGCACCTCGGCCCAGACGGCGGCCAGCTCCACCTCCGTCTCCGTCCGCGGCGCCGTCCCTCCCGCGCGCCCGGCGGCGGGCGGGGGAAGCGCGGCACGGTCCACCTTGCCATTCGGTGTCAGGGGGAAGACGGGGAGCGTCACCACGGCCGAGGGCACCAGGTACTCCGGCAGCCGCTCGCCCACCCACTCCCGCAGCGCCGCGCCCGCCCCCGCGCCGAACGACGCGCCGGGGAAGGGAACGGCGTACCCCACCAGCCGGCGGTGCCCCGGCTCGTCCTCGCGCACCAGCACCACCGCGTCGGCCACGTCGGGGTGGCCGCGCAGCGCCGTCTCGATCTCGCCCGGCTCCACCCGCCAGCCGCGCAGCTTGATCTGCCCGTCCAGCCGGCCGACGAACTCCAGGACCGAAGTGCGTGAGTGCGCGAGTGCGCGAGTGCGTTCGGGCTCGCGAGTCTCCGGCGCACTTCCGCACTCGCGCCCGTCCGCACCGTCCGTCCACCGCACCCGGTCGCCCGTGCGGTAGAGGCGCGCGCCGGGCTCGGCGGAGAAGGGGTCGGGGATGAAGCGCTCGGCGGTGAGCGCGGGGCGGCCCACGTAGCCGTGCGCCAGGCCGTCGCCGCCCACGTACAGCTCGCCGTCGCCGGCGGGATCCATCGCCGCGTCCAGCACGTGGGCGCTGGTCTGCGCCACCGCGCGGCCGATCGGCACCGTGTCGGCGCCGGCGGGCACCTCGCGCACCCGGTGCCAGGTGGCGAAGGTGGTGCACTCGGCGGGGCCGTACATGTGCAGCAGGCGCCGGGGCGCGCCCGCGGCCAGCACCCGCCGCACCGCCTCGGGGTCCGCCGCCTCGCCGCCGAACAACAGGTTCGTCACCGGCGCGAAGGCCGCGGGCTCCGCGCGCGCCACCGCGTTGAACAGCGCGGTGGTCAGGAACACCGTGGTCAGCCCCCGCTCGCGCACCGCCGCGGCCAGCGCCGCGGGGTGCAGCGCCACCTCGCGCGGCAGCCAGACCAGGGTGGCGCCGCTCAGCAGCGTGCTCCAGATCTCGAAGGTGGCCGCGTCGAAGGAGGTGTTGGAGAGCTGCGACACGCGGTCGCCCGGGCCCAGGCGCAGGTAGTCGGCCCCGCGCGCCAGCCGCGCCACCCCGCGGTGGGTGATCGCGATCCCCTTGGGCGTGCCGGTGGAGCCCGAGGTGTACACCACGTACGCCTCGCTCTCGCCGAACGCCGCCGCGCCGGCCTCGCCGCGATCGCGCGTGGCGGCGTCGCCCTCGTCCAGCGCCACGATGGCCACCCGCTCGCCCGGCTCCAGCCCCGCGTCGGCCGCGCGCTCGACGACGAGCGCCGCCAGCCGCGAATCGCGCCGCATGAAGGCGCGCCGCTCGGCGGGATAGGCCAGGTCGAGGGGAACGTACGACGCGCCGGCCTTGAGCACCGCCAGCATCGCAGTCACCAGCGCGGGCGAGCGCTCCAGCGACACCCCCACCCGGCCGCCGGGGCGCACCCCCACGGCCTGGAGCCGGCGCGCGAGCCGGTTGGCGCGCGCGTCGAGCTCGCCGTACGACACCGTGTCGTCTCCCCACTCCAGCGCCGGCAGGTGGGGATGCGCGCCCGCCACCTCGCCGAAGAGGGCGGGGAGCGACGCTTCGCGCGCGTACGGGGCCGCGTGGGGCAGGATGTCCTCGCGGTGGCGCTGTAGGAGCGGTACGGCGGACGCAGTGTGCATCAGCGGGTCGTCTCGCGGGAACAGAGGAGCGCGCTATACCGGCCACGCCGTCCCAGTGCATGCCTGTGCTCGGGGTGGCGGTTCGGTGCGGTGCGGGAATGTGGGATCACCACGTGCGCCGGGTTGCTGGGAACACGCCGGGCCACGGCCCGGAGGATGGCGGAGGGGTGCAAAAGCACACGCGGAGCACGATTTCCGGGGAAAACACGTCCGGGACGGGAGCCCCTTTGGTCCGGGCTCCCGCCTCCATGCCGGTATTTCGCGGTCGTATCCGCCGGGGGCGAATCTAACAGGTTATCGGCATGTTTTGTAGTAGTTCTTTGTGTACAACCGACTCTGCTCCATCCCCCGCACCCCCCGGAGGGTGCGCCCAAAGCCATGTGCCGTTATCTTTTCCCCCGCCGCAAGCTGGCCGAAAACGGAACGTGTTTCCGATGCTCGAATCGGACTCGCGGGCAGCCGCGGCGAGCCCGGGGGGACTGCGTTCCCCCTCCGGGCCTCGTTCGCCGGTCGGCCGGCGCCCCCCCCGCCCGCGGAGACCGCGCGTGGGGCGGCGGCCGTCGTTCCCGAACCGAACTCTCGCAGGGGCCCTCGCGCGGGCCCTCACGTCCACGAATCGATGCCGCCCAAGCCCCCCACAGAGACGCCGGCGCTCCGCGACGCCTTCCGGCAGTTCGGGCGGCTGCTGCGGCTCACCCGCCGCTACTGGGGCGCGCTGGGGAAGGGGCTGGCGCTGTCGATGGTGCTGAGCGCGCTGGGGCTGGCCGTGCCCTACCTCGGCAAGCTGCTGATCGACGAGGTGTATCCCAGCGGCAACCTGTCGCTGATGCGGCTGCTGGTGCTGGGGATCCTGGGGGTGAGCGCGGGGTCGGCGGTGCTGGCCGCCATCCGCTTCTACTTCACCACCTACGTCACCGCGCACCTGGCCAACGCCACCTCGCTCCTCTTCTTCAACCACCTGCAGCACCTGCGCGTGCGCTTCTTCGACGAGCACCGCGTGGGCGAGATCGCCAGCCGCTTCGGCGACGTGCGCGGGCTGCTGAACATGGTGGCCAGGTCGTTCGAGACGGTGTTCGTGAACGGCGCCTACCTGCTGCTGGTGCCCCCGTTCATGTTCCTGCTGCAGTGGAAGCTGGCGGTGGTCAGCCTGATCAGCATCCCGGTGACCGTGGCCGTCACCGCGGCCAGCGGGCGGCTGCTGCGCAAGTACTGGAAGAAGAGCGCGGAGGCGTACGCCGACCTCTCGGCGCTGCAGGTGGAGGCGCTCAGCCACATCCGCACGATCAAGACGCTGGCGGCCGAGCACCACGTCTACACCCGGGCCAGCGGCGCCATCCAGGGCGCCCTGCAGGTGCAGCTCCGGGCCGCGGGCTACTCGCAGCTCTTCGGCTCGCTGAACGCCGTGGTGGCCGCGCTGGGCACGGCGGTGTTCACGGGGTTCGCGTGGATGCTCATCCTGCGGCAGGAGATGACGCTGGGCGACTACGTGGCCTTCGCGGCCTACGTGGGGTACCTGACCACGCCCCTCACCCAGATCACCAGCCTGTTCAGCGACTTCCAGCAGAGCGCGGTGAGCCTGGGGCGCATGTTCGAGTACCTGGACATGGCGCCCGAGCAGGACCCCGCGCAGGCGTACGCGCCTCCGCCGCCGGTGCGGACGGCGGTCGCCGGCGACATCCGCATGCGCGGCGTGTCCTTCGGCTACGCGCCGGGGAAGGAGGTGCTGCACGGGGTGGACGTGCGCTTCCCACGCGGGATGGTCACCTCCATCGTGGGCCCCAGCGGCGCGGGAAAGAGCTCGCTGCTGCGGCTGATCATGCGGCTGGAGGAGCCCGACGCGGGCGAGGTGGAGATGGACGGCGCGCCGATCTCCGCCCTGACCCTGGCCGACCTGCGCCGCCAGGTGGCGGCGGTGTGGCAGGAGGTCACGCTGCTGCAGGGCACGCTCTGGGACAACCTGACGCTGGGCGTGGGCGATCCCTCGCGCACGCGGGTGGACGAGGCCGTGCGGCTGTGCCGGCTGGACGCGCTGGTGCGCGACCTTCCCCGCGGCTACGACACGAACGTGGCCGAGTGGGGCGCCACCCTGTCGGGCGGACAGCGGCAGCGGGTGGCGCTGGCGCGCGCGATCGTCCGCGACACCCCGGTGCTGCTGCTCGACGAGGCCACCTCGAACGTCGACATGCAGACCGAGACCGAGATCCTGCGCGACCTGTTCGCGCGGATGGAGGGGAAGACGGTGGTGTTCGTGACCCACCGCGTGTCGACGGCCGCGCTGGCCGACCAGATCGTGGTGGTGGAGGCGGGGCGCGTGGCGGCGGTGGGCCCGCACACGGAGCTGATCGACGCGAGCGAGACGTACCGCCGGCTGCACGGCGCCGGGGGAGAGGACGTGCGCCGCCTGCGCGCCGTCCCGCAACCGACGTGATGGTGCAGGACGAGTCAGCCGCCGCTTGCGGAACGCGTCGATATGTACACGACGGTGCGAGACGAGATGCGGGAAGCTATGGAAGAAGCAACATCTCATGAGGCCGTTCGTCGGTTGCACCGGTTCTGTTTCTCTCCCTGTTCACCTACTCGGTGGATCGCATCGCTGAACAGAGCGCCATTGCTTTCGCGAGGAAGATCCGTGTCTCGCGGTTCAGCTTCGGGAAATCGTCCATGGCCGTGCTGATCCATTCCGAGGGCCACGTGTCCAGTGGAAAGCGATGTTTCATGTCGTGGCACGACGTGCAGCAGGGCACGGTTTCCGTCCCTCCGTGCCGGCGCGGAACCGGGAAGTGTTCTCCGGCTCCCCTCCCGCTCACCAGTGCACCGCAGTAAAAACATGGATCCGGCTCTCGTTGCCTGCGGGCCATCGGACCTCCTGGCACAGGCCAAATGCCGAGCATGTCCGATCTGGATCCAGCTTCGTAGTTTCCATCCATTCTCGGCCATAGCAAACCTGTGACCTGGAGTCAGGTCCACCATCCACGACGGCCGCAGCACGGATTTCGTGCTGCGGCCGTTCTGTTTGCCTTGGACTTTCCCAGGTCCTTCCTATCGCTCCTTACGTGACCCCGTAGAAGCGTGTTGACATGATCTGAAGTTACGTCTACTTTAGCCACTCACCGCGCACATGAAGACGGTTAGTGGCGCGCTGCTCATGACTCTGTATCACCGGAATCCCCTTCTGATGCCGCTGTTTCCCCGCGGTAAAGTGAGGGTGAACAGCCAACGACGTAACAGACAGCATCTCGCCGGGTGCGGACCTTCTTTCTGCACCTATGGATCTTTCTGCCCCTACCAGGATACATTATGAGCCATCTAAAGCTCAGGCGTTGCGCGAGCGGCGTTTCGGTTGCGGTCCAGGCGGTATCGATCTTCGGTTTCGCGGTGCTGTCCGCCTGCTCGGACGGCGGCGC is a window encoding:
- a CDS encoding non-ribosomal peptide synthetase, giving the protein MHTASAVPLLQRHREDILPHAAPYAREASLPALFGEVAGAHPHLPALEWGDDTVSYGELDARANRLARRLQAVGVRPGGRVGVSLERSPALVTAMLAVLKAGASYVPLDLAYPAERRAFMRRDSRLAALVVERAADAGLEPGERVAIVALDEGDAATRDRGEAGAAAFGESEAYVVYTSGSTGTPKGIAITHRGVARLARGADYLRLGPGDRVSQLSNTSFDAATFEIWSTLLSGATLVWLPREVALHPAALAAAVRERGLTTVFLTTALFNAVARAEPAAFAPVTNLLFGGEAADPEAVRRVLAAGAPRRLLHMYGPAECTTFATWHRVREVPAGADTVPIGRAVAQTSAHVLDAAMDPAGDGELYVGGDGLAHGYVGRPALTAERFIPDPFSAEPGARLYRTGDRVRWTDGADGRECGSAPETREPERTRALAHSRTSVLEFVGRLDGQIKLRGWRVEPGEIETALRGHPDVADAVVLVREDEPGHRRLVGYAVPFPGASFGAGAGAALREWVGERLPEYLVPSAVVTLPVFPLTPNGKVDRAALPPPAAGRAGGTAPRTETEVELAAVWAEVLRVEHVYADDDFYDLGGHSLLAAQVAARVRDRLGVELSLRQVFDAPTLASLAAAVDAALQAEHDAELLRLLEHVDGLSDEEVAALLSEPAAGFPEP
- a CDS encoding ABC transporter ATP-binding protein — encoded protein: MPPKPPTETPALRDAFRQFGRLLRLTRRYWGALGKGLALSMVLSALGLAVPYLGKLLIDEVYPSGNLSLMRLLVLGILGVSAGSAVLAAIRFYFTTYVTAHLANATSLLFFNHLQHLRVRFFDEHRVGEIASRFGDVRGLLNMVARSFETVFVNGAYLLLVPPFMFLLQWKLAVVSLISIPVTVAVTAASGRLLRKYWKKSAEAYADLSALQVEALSHIRTIKTLAAEHHVYTRASGAIQGALQVQLRAAGYSQLFGSLNAVVAALGTAVFTGFAWMLILRQEMTLGDYVAFAAYVGYLTTPLTQITSLFSDFQQSAVSLGRMFEYLDMAPEQDPAQAYAPPPPVRTAVAGDIRMRGVSFGYAPGKEVLHGVDVRFPRGMVTSIVGPSGAGKSSLLRLIMRLEEPDAGEVEMDGAPISALTLADLRRQVAAVWQEVTLLQGTLWDNLTLGVGDPSRTRVDEAVRLCRLDALVRDLPRGYDTNVAEWGATLSGGQRQRVALARAIVRDTPVLLLDEATSNVDMQTETEILRDLFARMEGKTVVFVTHRVSTAALADQIVVVEAGRVAAVGPHTELIDASETYRRLHGAGGEDVRRLRAVPQPT